In Dermacentor variabilis isolate Ectoservices chromosome 1, ASM5094787v1, whole genome shotgun sequence, the genomic stretch ATGTCAACACCTCAACAAGTCAAACCTTCTTTATTAGGGCCAATGTTCAAAGAATATCCAGTATTGGTTTTCACATCTCTagccttgtttctttttccttctgtgtacactgagcagcatgaaaagcTGTAGTACACCAAGTTTGCCCATTTTAAGCGCCAGTTTCATGGAACTTCTAATCAAGCATGCACAGCCACTCACCCTCATGTTGCGCCACCACATACGACTCTGCATTTTCTTTGCCGTAGACCAAAACTGATCAGCATTTGTGGCAAGAGAATCTGAAATACATTTAATAACCTATAAACCAAGTTTTCTTAACAGTGGCAGCAACAAATATTGGACAAACATACAtttcaataaatgaataaatacagCATTTATTAACATAAAGCTGGCTCTATGGCCTAAGTGGGAAGAGGTGGGTATGGGAGCAAAGGAGAGAGGAGGGACATCGTGGGAGTTAGCAGCTGATCTTGAGGATGTCACCTAGAGCTCCTCTAAACAAGGTGGACGACACCTGTTTCATGAGCAAATGCGTAGGCCCGCCTTGAGAGCGCCCCGCGTATTCCCTCACAGTCGAATTCAATCATCAATGTCAGCTGCCATGCCTCGGTGCTTGGAATACTGGCAGGTGAATGCTCTCCACTCCCATAGCAGGCAATAAATGCTTCGGCAGTTTCCATTTAGCATGCTAGACAGGTAAGGTCAAGTGGAGGTGTGTTCTAATTTGGAGGCATTATGTTTATTATAAAGCACTCCACTATCAAGGAGAATAGCacattacagtaaaaccttgttaaatgGGATTATATGCAACCAGAAGGAAATATCTCAATGAACCAAATTATCAAATGGACCAAGAAAACCTGAAACAAATGCTCGCTACATCAACATGCCCTTTTCTAAAGAAATCTGTTACCCACCGCAGAGAGACGCGGCctttctgtaccgacgtgggagcggcccgctacgtgTTGACGCACATTCCGAAGAACCAGAATAAAGTTTCACCATACCCTACCGTTCCCAAATTTCCCTTTAACCATATCTGCATGAAAACCGCAATTCTCATCTCATGACAGCTACAAGGGGTCACGGTGGCACAGGCCTCACAAATTCCTttacagcacagcagcagcagcagcagcagcacaagaAACGCTTTCACCTGAATAGATGTGCTTTTAAATAACATGCGCACCTCCTGATTATTTTGTGACCAGGGGACCAGCTGGCAAATTATTGTCAACTGCAATATTATAGTCGACTGCAATATAGCCAGAGGGTTTGACACCAGTGGATAGACCAGAGTAGAATCGCATTTCATAACTGACAGTTTCTGTAACATTTGCAGCATTGCATGCCTCACACTGAATCAAATTGAGTCCACAGCTTGCAGCAACCACTGCTGTGACCATAGCAAATACATTTCTTTCCTACCCCATCAGAATGCAGCTGTCATGGCTGGAAAACAAGGTCAAACTTTATCCACAGCAGTGAAACACCACAGCTACTAGGCAACTGTGGCAAGTGTTGCATTGGTACAAACAAGATGGAGAAGTTTCATGCAAAACGTTCTCATCATACCTGATTTTTCTTCAAGGTCTTCCAACCTTTCCCCTCGTTCCATAATTTTTTCAATATTGTCCTTCATGATGCCGGAGACTTCATCTACTTGAAATTGCACCCTGCAAAGGAAAGAACCAAATATTCAGAGGCATGTCCAAGATTTCCACCGAGAGTCTAGTGACATATCCATGCTGACAATGCCTCTTACTCTGTTTTGCAGCTTAAGTTCGCTGAGTTAcattaatagacagttttagtatagcgtacgctattccattgcgtacgctaaaaaatagcgggtcgtcactgcgcatgcgcggaacgctaaacgaaatagcgggtatagcgggcgtacgcaacgcaaacgagttagcgttagcgttttttcggggtttgcggagtttgcgggaaacatggcggcggtcccggctgcccgcttcgaattgaatttggcgttgcttttgtaaaatgcacttcgttcgtagcaaatgactgtgtaaacggctttcgcttagtctcgggccgcttcgacgacacagtattatggataacctcgtggtgttttcgagatcgcttctcgtttcgaacgagtcgaagcctaacgcaagaaacgttcgagatgtcagcgccccctatcgctacaggcgcgaaatagccgcaacgacggcatatggcctctgagatccgaagatatcgccggccaactaaaattgtagaaaacgtgcgctgcttagcgtacgctatatactagcatatagcgtacgctatagttacgtacgctaaactaaaactgtctaatactGAGCTACAGTTATAAGCTGCCATCAGCCACATTGCTGAGTGAATAAGCTCACTACAAAAACCGAAAGTAAAAGTGAACACTGCTGTCTCCTGAACCTACGTAACAGtggcaaaaatttttttaaagtctATGTCTCACCGATTTATCCGTGAACGCCAAAAACACACTGCAGGAAAGTcaacttacacatctgcgtagaacaGTACAGTTTACATTCGCACTACTgtgccagcgtcgactggccagcCGGTCAATGTCTGATAACAGTGTGAAGCGACAAGCTCAGCAAGGGTAGAGCATGCACACAAAGTTCACTTGAAGCACACCTTGCATCTGCTAAGCAAGACACcagcctctttctttctttctttgttttttatgtgccagaaccacttgctgattataaggcacgccatagtggaggactccggaaatttcgaccacctgtggttctttaacgtgcacctaaacctaagtacacgggtgttttcgcatttcgcccccatcgaaatgcgtccgccgtggtcgggattcgatcccacgacctcgtgctcagcagcccaacaccatagccaccaagcaaccacggcaggtgacaCCAACACTGCCCTGTCATGATTGACTGAGCTTCCCGGCTTATTGAAGACAGCAAGTGTGCATGAACACGCGCTCGccctaggatctggaaaaaaaatcaaagcccctttcttaaagaaagacgGTTGAACACCACACTACCCAGacgaactgtatatatctgcattgcattacgcgcgtcATGCAATGCATTCCTGGCCGTCACCATGGGTAGGCCGTGGGTGCAGCGCACGAcagaagaggctgccgtacgTGAACGTAAGTGCGGGTGCGATCGTGCCCATAAGGCCGAACCCTTGTATTGGCAATGGCATGCAGAAGGCATGTGGGAGACACTTGTGCAGTCGACATGCCTACTGGTCTTGTGATCATCAGCATGTACATCAGAGCGAACACGTCTCGTTGTGATGCGGAAACATTCCTGGCAGAAATCATGAAGACCTTAAAGCCACATAGTACGCCGATCCTCATGTGCTGTGACTTTAATATCGATGTGGCGAAAGAGCACGGCAAATGGATCAAGAGTTTCATGCTAGATCACTACTCGTTGAAACTGAAGACGCTACATAGACACACCAAGCAACACCATTCCGGCATCGATCTCACATTTGCAAACAGGCTGCATCACGTTATGATAGCAGAGCCTTTGACAGTCTACCACAGCGATCATaaggcaatactgtgcaagtACAGAGTCTtccgtgaaagtgtgagtgtgcATGTAATCAATggctacatgatctaaaataaaggctatgcaacttCATGAAATGTGTattcattcaacttcaacgtCCAAAAATACAATCTtaacaagcaatcaaatcacatatgcacAGCATCGGGTCGCTCAGTATTTCTTGGGTTCGTTACGTGGTTGTTGGCTTAGGACTCTGATTCAGTTTGGATTGGGGGAAAGCTTCgtgttcaaccatctttctttaagaaaggggctttgatttttttctCCAATTATGGTAACAACAGGCCATTTCAGAGTACCTTGGAAGGGCATAAATAGTAATGTCAGTATGATGTAACATGTAAAACAACTTTTGTAATAACGCTAAAACGTTTCAAAATGACCAGTTCAATCTGGCAATAAAAACCTTCTGCATTAATTTACATAAAGGCCACTtgaaatattgattgattgattgattgattgattgattgattgattgattgattgattgattgattgattgataaggTTTAGGATCCTGAAGCAACATATGGACTACAAGAGATGCCATAGTGGAGAGTTCCAGATTAATATATACCATCTTGTGTTTGTTAAGATGAATCAAATGCTTGGTATACAAGTGTTGTTTGAATTCTAACCCCTTTTTTGAAATGCAGTTGCTGTGACCAGGAATCAAACTGGCAATCTTGTGGTCAGCTGCAAAATGCTACAGCCATTGAGTTGCTGCAGCTGGTACAGACTTTCTTGGCCATACTAACAGTCGGAAACAAAAAACGGGACCCATAACCTATACAATAAATTTTATTTGAGTGCTTCCTCCTTGTTGGACACATGCGCATGATCTGCAACATATCGCATCCATTCTTGTGTTTCACGTCATCAAACACACGTCTACAATCACTGTAAACAGAAATGCAAGAGTTTAATGATGCCTTCTCCAATACTCACAGTAGTAAAATTTAATTTGTATACAACACAATAAAAAAACTAAGGTTCCATGCACTGTGCGAATAGGTGTATGCGAAGCTTTAACGAGCTAGCAAGTCAGAATGGCACGTTAGGACTAGAGATGAGCTGCAGATTTCAGTGACTAATGCATTCTTCAGCCACCATGATGAACCATGCAGAGAGAGTGGAACTTTTATTCAGCATTAAAATGATTTGAATCACAAGACATAATGTAATTGACCCTGCAGAAACGTGCCGCAGCATGATGAGAGATGCACAGCGAATTTCAGCAACGAATGCATACTGTAACTTCTATATTTATCATCAGCTAGAAGATGCGCACGCTTAATTTTTACAAGTAAATTCTTGCTATGCTATGTGCCTAACACACCAGGCATCTCAAAGAGCTGACTTGCATGAAGGTAAATTCGTAAAGGTGTTTTATTCCACATTTTTAGGCATGTGCCCGtcgcctaatggttagagcatcgggttTCTATGTTGGGGGAACcaggtttgaaaccaaccatcgaAAATGTAATTTATTATCATGTTGTATTATATATAGGCACATGTCCGTCACCCTCAAGGTCACCTAAACAGCCAGACAGAAACATACAAACCGCAATGTGGggggaagagccaaagaaagctatcagATTAAAAAGTTGCTGCACACCTAACAGCATATAGCGAACCCATAAAAAGAGGTCTAAGAAATTACAGCATCCAAGAAACGTTCACCAAAGATCCAACTTTATTTAACCACCAGACAGCATCAATATAACACTGGCATTCGATTAAAAATCATCTAGCTTTTTCACAACAGGCATGCGCACCTGCCAAACAGTCAGTGATGGAAGTTGAGTTTAATGGTGCCACATGCAAAAAATGCATGTTCCTGGTGAAGCATATGCTCAGGTGCATGGTGAATGTTTAATAGCACAAACGTACGAAGGGCAAGATGAGAAAATGACACAtgggcagaacgcacgtgtgccACCCTCTCGTTCTGTCCTTCATCCGTTTGAGGTGTTAAAATGTTTACCACGATCCAGAACCACCTAGCCCACCAACAAACCATAACAATGTTCGAGTGCAATGGAGAATAGACCGGGGAGATCAACAAATGTTTCCAGGCAACAAATCCCACACATAATGCAGCACAGTAGCTTACACAAAAAATTTACGCATGTGTAGCTCACCAAAACTGGCAAGACCAACAAAATTGACAAAGAAACCCCTCGACATTCCAAAAATGCTCTTAAAATACAAAAATGCTCTTAAAATGtccttaaaaaaaaacagcacactTTAGCAATTACCCTGGCTCTGAGGTCATTTATAGTAACAGGCTCTCATAGCAGGCACTGCCACACCCAGAAGAATTCCTCCGCAATGTACACATCTTTGTATGCTACATTATTGCCAGCAGTAGCTTCTGTAATACATGCACCAATGCGCCCCTCTCAGAAGCTAAATGgcccataaaactccacacaagTTGCCTAGCTCCATCACTGTGTTATACAGCAGTGATTGGTGCATCCGACTCTGAACTGCACATTGCTGCTGCAGGGGCACGAGTTCGATCCCCAGTGGCAGTGGTAACAGTTTGGTTTTTCTTCATAATATGGCCAGGGTGAAGCTGAGGATGAGGAGGTAGCCTGACAATGAaggcgtaataaaaaaaaactgtggtgacgatgatgatgatttgagtttattggcacaagggccagatgaaaaaaaaaagagatcagaTCGGCAAGATAAACACAGCAAACATAGTTGCAAACTTTTAACTACTGCTGCATTAACATAATTACAGAATGCCGCTGtttcacacaatgcaactcaacTGCAAAAAATGAAAGCATTTAGATCAGTAGGTTTGCAAGATCGGCATCCCATGCAGGGGTTAGAAAAGGCTGGATGTAGGTACAGATTTCCAAACTACTAGTCACACTACTTACCTAAGCAGGAAGGACATAACTTTGAGATAGTTACCGTTTTCACAGATAAGGTATTTGACAAGGTACATACAGCCAGAACTTGAATGCCTGATGCGCTACCATCAAAATAACTCATTCAAAACATGGACACTTCCTTACTGAAAAGTCTTCAAAACTCAATTCAGTATGCCAGTTAACATCTGAAAGTGGGTGCCACACACATTGAAGCCTTGTTGCAAGATTTGTGCTTTCTTAACCCATTAAACCATGCTCCTGCACTGTATGCAGTGTCAGTGATATTTGCTAGATGAAGATGTCCTCAAAACAAAGCCTGCCTCACCAAACACCCCAAACTTACCTTCGTAGTTTTTTATCCTGGATGGTAAGAGTTTTCCCACTTGACGTTGGTCCCCTGAAAACAAACGTACGTCTGAGAATTTTGGCACCCACTGGACAGTAATATACACAAAAAGCAATTAAATGTTGTCTTAAATTTATAACTGTGCAATTAAGGACTTGAAACACATCTGCAGCTTTTAACAATCTTTTGCGAAACTGTATGCATACAGTTTCGCAGAAGCAGGCCTATCTCTTTTCCGAGATAAAGCTCAACCAGCACCTGTCCCAGAGGCTCACTCCAACACAGAGGTTCATTGATCAGCGTCATCCCCTTATAATCATAAACACACTTCCTCTACGATTTACTATGCTTAAGATTATAGAGTAGCCCACCACCTCTGAAGTATACCCTGTGATCCTTTATTAACCCTTCCAGTGTCACTAACTACTGGTACGTTTCTGCATTTCTGtcccgccatttttttttattctttgtaatgtgAGGACCACACGAAGAGAGCATTTGCCATTATCTGTGTcatttttttcaattcttcacAACCCAAAATAAACCGTCGTGTTCATTTTATAatatccgagaaaaaaaaaacaacactggGGGTGCATCACCTAAAGAACCTAACACTGAAAGAATTATAGGGCCCCTAAACTACTCCGAGCTCTAAAATTTGTTATGTGGTTGTAGCTGTGCGCCAGTAGATGCTAACATACAGCTGTGAGAATTCTTCAAAATGATGCTGTAATAGCAAGATTACAGGCATTTTATGAGCAACTACGTAGCCACCATGGTATCTCACATGCCTTTGCTAACCTCCACACTATCGCTTTCTCCTCCTCACCGCCTACTCTCACCAACTCCATGCTGTGTAGTGAAAGCTACGGGCTCCAtcagcacacaagaagaaaggTTCCTCCATAGTCCACCCCCAATTGCCATCTATCACATGCTAAAactgcatgtaacgaaaacatgtaaTACTATTATTGCTTACATCTTTGCAACTGCACTACCCATGCACCTTACTTTGGCATCGTTGTGTAATGCAAAGAAACCATTACTCAATGATGCATGGGTCACATGCAGAGATGGCGTAGCTACCATTTCGTGCAAGATGCAATCGGCGTTAAATTTAGCCTCTCACTTGGCGTTCAGAGAGGCATTTCTCAGCAGTACCTTTGTCAATCCGAGAGGGAGTGGTCGTGTTTGAGAGCACTCACCTCTGCCATAGTAGGTACAATTCATGAGACTCAAAAACCTGTGCTCATCAGATGTTATAAGACTTAAAAGTGGGCAAATGGTCACAGAAATTTGAGAGACCCTTGGCTATGGCGCCCCCTTATTTCACAGATTGGATCCAGAAATAGAGCAAACAGACTTGGGCAGCAAGATAGAGGGATGCCATTTCGCACCCACCACCTTCGACCACGGCAGCCTCACTATGAATAGGGGCGAGCTCGATTGAAAAATTAAAGCGTAGGACCCCTGCGAAGTGTATCATAAGTTAAGCCTGTAAGCTTTGTAATGCATGCATAAATGTGACTTGTGTatttggttacgtcatttctgcACTTTAGTGCCCCTATACCCCCACCGCATGCACAAGATGTTTCACGTACACCATTGCGGCTGCATCCCTCATACAGCCTACTTGATCATTTAGAATTCGTGGCTGCTCCACAGTACATAGCGCTACCACATTTACCAAAGATGACCATCGCAGTATTCTGTACCTGatgcatgtttatttatttagcataAATTCAGCAATTTGCAGCCAAACATGGGACACTCACTTAGAATTGGAGAAGGGCAAGAAAATAATATCGCATTCCTTATAGTTTGAGATATAGACTGTAGAAAACAGCCTTGTAGTCTTCACAGGCACTTCCCAGACAGCACGttacagacagatagatagatcaaAAACCTAGCTGATCATTTTTGAACAATGAAAACTGGGTGCATGCAACTGAGAAAAAAGCTTGTAAAGAACGAAAATTTAGACTGTCTTACATTCCACTCATTTTAACTCCTTCCTGCATATGTAAAATGTGCCATGAGCACTTCATATGGCATCAAGTGATAGCAACGGGCTGCAAAAACTCGTGCTGCACATCagtgccttaaagggacactaaagtgaaaaatgatttcttctgcatcagtaaatcaccgttctacaacaccaaaaacacccctCTTagaacgataagacgtttggtaagccagaaaaagtgcaagaacgaaatacaggtggcgGCGCCttcttaagttcccgcacctgggggctgtgacgtcttggattttgatggcagcttctagggcctattaattatatatagcagtacagattgactacattgtgttctaaaggaaccaaatattaaacatggcaagtttcgggaacctttattcagccaacgcgaaccaaatgcgaaaacatactttggaatccctgacatcacgctgacgtaccggcgctggggtttcggtgcgaaattcatatactgatacttggaccttcattttctcatttaataatcaaactattttttttaaatgaatgcctgcagggttctcaaacaatgcttcattagtctaagctgatttactgtttcactttagtgtccctttaagggcacCTCGCCAGGCCCCGTaagaaattttggttatacatcGGGAGCTGTAAAGCGCCATCTAAGGAGCCTTCTGCAGCAAGAATTTTTTAAGGGTTTCGTAACAGCAGAGAGAACTGAAATGCTGTGAGGTGATGGTGCAAGAAGGTGACCTACCGTCCCCACAGCTGAATCTCTCCTCCATTACCTAGACCAGGGCCGCTATCTCGTATGCGTCCGAAAAGCCGACGCTCCGTTTCGTCTCACACGATTGTCCTGGCCGCGCCAGTATCGTGGCCTAAGGCAATCTAGGCCAATCACGTGAGGCGAAACcaaacgtcggcttttcgaacgtgcaCAAGATAGCGCCTCTGCACTCGCAAGCTGAGAGGGTGATGCCACAAG encodes the following:
- the LOC142586123 gene encoding vesicle-associated membrane protein 4-like isoform X1, which produces MPPKFRRYLSEEDVTEAAEPEKEKLLQDEDEDFFLKGPTSSGKTLTIQDKKLRRVQFQVDEVSGIMKDNIEKIMERGERLEDLEEKSDSLATNADQFWSTAKKMQSRMWWRNMRVKVLLVLVILAILLIIFVPIIVRNS
- the LOC142586123 gene encoding uncharacterized protein LOC142586123 isoform X2; the encoded protein is MPPKFRRYLSEEDVTEAAEPEKEKLLQDEDEDFFLKGPTSSGKTLTIQDKKLRSDCRRVFDDVKHKNGCDMLQIMRMCPTRRKHSNKIYCIGYGSRFLFPTVSMAKKVCTSCSNSMAVAFCS